One Brassica napus cultivar Da-Ae chromosome A1, Da-Ae, whole genome shotgun sequence genomic region harbors:
- the LOC111200646 gene encoding small polypeptide DEVIL 7-like: METQQRMREKSKEEAVKKWEKKKECSSPKGVGKVRNKKKGKFYIIGKCITMLLCSHE, translated from the coding sequence atggaaacacaacaaagaaTGAGGGAGAAGTCGAAGGAGGAGGCAGTGAAGAaatgggagaagaagaaggagtgTTCTTCACCAAAAGGAGTTGGGAAGGTTCGGAACAAGAAGAAAGGAAAGTTCTACATTATTGGAAAATGTATTACTATGCTTCTTTGTTCACACGAGTGA